The Nitrospiria bacterium region GGGATTGATGTGGCCGTTGTAGCCATTTCGATTTTTTTTAGTTTATCCCCCCAGGAAAATGAGGAGGATACCCATGTTTGAAATTTTTTTTTCTCGGCCCAATTTTATGGCGTTTATCCTCCTCTTTCTTTTCGGGCTTTTCATCATGGTCACCCATAAGAATCTCATTAAAAAGTTGATTGGAATGTACCTTTTACAAACCAGTGTCATCCTGTTCTTTGTTGCCCTGGGAGTAAAGGAAGGGAGCACGGTTCCGATCCTCCTTTCCCCTGAATATTCCCAGGGGGC contains the following coding sequences:
- a CDS encoding cation:proton antiporter subunit C: MFEIFFSRPNFMAFILLFLFGLFIMVTHKNLIKKLIGMYLLQTSVILFFVALGVKEGSTVPILLSPEYSQGASYANPLPQVLMLTAIVVGVATLGVSLALVIAIYHRYKTLEEDELVKRLEPGE